The Marinobacter sp. ANT_B65 genome has a segment encoding these proteins:
- the sbcB gene encoding exodeoxyribonuclease I: MIRSFYWHDYETFGVDPVHDRPSQFAGVRTDADLNIIEEPLVIYCKPADDYLPSPQACLITGITPQKALEEGYPETEFIAQINEAFSQPGTCVVGYNSLRFDDEVTRHTLYRNLRDPYAREWQNGNSRWDIIDMVRLAYALRPEGINWPRKEDGSPSFKLEALTTANGIAHEAAHDAMSDVEATLAVARLIREKQPKLFDFVLNNKDKHSARAMLDTAAMKPVFHISSKYPATRGCCAMVAPLADHPANKNLVIVYDLREDPSELINATPEQIRERVFTSQARLGETKRFPLKGVQLNKCPVLAPANMLTTLSAERLAELELNGETLRANLALLRKAPGLPERIAEAFDQPHEGDLTDPDEQLYAGGFISPADRSELNRVLQTPPEALVDETFNFKDERLPELLFRYRARNYPDSLTSEEAERWETFRSQRLMAPKKGWLSLEAFGLELQRLASDPELTPQKRQVLEDLHLYGESLIPYV, encoded by the coding sequence TTGATTCGTTCGTTCTATTGGCATGACTACGAAACTTTTGGCGTCGACCCGGTCCATGACCGGCCATCCCAGTTTGCCGGCGTGCGAACCGATGCAGACCTCAATATTATCGAAGAACCGCTGGTTATCTACTGTAAACCTGCGGACGATTATCTTCCGTCACCGCAAGCTTGTCTGATTACCGGCATCACACCTCAGAAAGCTCTGGAGGAGGGGTATCCGGAAACAGAATTTATCGCTCAGATAAACGAGGCATTCAGTCAGCCCGGCACCTGCGTGGTGGGTTATAACAGCCTGCGGTTTGATGATGAAGTTACCCGTCACACCCTCTACCGTAACCTGCGAGATCCCTACGCACGGGAATGGCAGAACGGGAACTCCCGTTGGGATATTATTGATATGGTGCGGCTTGCCTACGCCCTGAGGCCTGAAGGCATCAACTGGCCGCGTAAGGAAGACGGCAGTCCAAGCTTTAAACTTGAAGCGCTGACTACCGCTAATGGCATCGCCCATGAAGCAGCACACGATGCCATGTCAGACGTGGAAGCCACCCTGGCCGTTGCCAGACTGATTCGTGAAAAGCAGCCAAAGCTGTTTGATTTTGTCCTGAACAACAAAGACAAGCACTCAGCGCGGGCCATGCTGGATACTGCAGCCATGAAGCCGGTATTTCATATCTCCTCCAAATACCCGGCTACTCGCGGCTGCTGCGCTATGGTGGCACCTCTGGCAGATCACCCTGCCAATAAAAATCTGGTGATTGTTTATGATCTGCGGGAAGACCCGAGCGAACTGATTAATGCTACGCCTGAACAGATTCGTGAGCGGGTATTTACATCTCAGGCCCGGTTGGGGGAGACAAAGCGCTTTCCACTGAAAGGCGTGCAGTTGAATAAGTGCCCGGTACTGGCTCCCGCCAATATGCTCACCACACTTTCTGCCGAGCGGCTTGCTGAGCTTGAACTGAATGGTGAAACGCTTCGCGCCAACCTCGCGCTTTTGAGGAAAGCCCCTGGCTTGCCGGAGCGAATTGCTGAGGCGTTTGATCAGCCTCATGAAGGCGACCTGACAGACCCGGATGAACAGCTCTATGCAGGCGGCTTTATTTCCCCCGCAGATCGCAGTGAACTGAACAGGGTGCTGCAGACGCCGCCGGAAGCTCTGGTGGACGAGACCTTCAATTTCAAGGATGAGCGATTGCCGGAGTTGCTGTTCCGCTATCGGGCCCGTAATTACCCGGATTCACTAACCAGCGAGGAAGCAGAGCGTTGGGAAACCTTCCGTTCTCAGCGTTTGATGGCGCCCAAGAAAGGCTGGCTTTCTCTTGAGGCCTTTGGCCTTGAGTTGCAAAGGCTTGCCAGTGACCCCGAGTTGACACCTCAGAAGCGGCAGGTGCTGGAGGATTTGCACTTGTATGGGGAATCGTTGATTCCATACGTCTGA
- a CDS encoding flagellin produces MPQIINTNIASLNAQRNLNSSQNDSNVALQRLSSGLRINSAKDDAAGLAISERFTSQIEGLNQAVRNANDGISLAQTAEGALGESGNILQRIRELAVQSANATNSASDRQALQSEVNQLKEELERIATTTEFNGLNLLDGSFQAQQFQAGANENQTIAVSIGGARTSDLANNTLTASNATLNQGTGSTTAANATLPAANTIGAQNLTISSSLDSQVVPVGAGDTAEDIAAAINNIAATTGVKASARTEVTLSNTATTPLTVPQTISLTVSNGSSSATVSAQITDASDLSALAREINSATGKTGITAEVESDGSITLVQPQGKDIALSDFTASGSEQLAVQGSGDPSAIELTNGAANSTRVGGEITLDSAVSFAASSDATAAAGSMLNNAAANTASGSTTEAVADVDISTVEGATNALAVIDAALETISGIRADLGAAQNRLESTIANLSTTSENLSAARSRIQDADFATESAELARTQVLQQAGLSVLAQANARPQQVLQLLQS; encoded by the coding sequence ATGCCCCAGATCATCAACACCAACATCGCGTCACTGAATGCTCAAAGGAACCTGAACTCATCGCAGAATGACTCCAACGTGGCCCTGCAAAGACTATCGTCAGGTTTGCGTATCAACTCGGCCAAAGACGATGCCGCAGGCCTGGCAATTTCTGAGCGATTCACCTCCCAGATTGAAGGCCTTAACCAGGCCGTCAGAAATGCCAACGATGGCATCTCCCTGGCCCAGACCGCAGAAGGCGCGCTCGGGGAATCCGGCAACATTCTCCAGCGCATCAGGGAACTGGCGGTTCAGTCTGCCAACGCGACCAACTCGGCATCTGACCGCCAGGCACTGCAGTCTGAAGTAAACCAGTTAAAGGAAGAGCTTGAACGAATTGCCACCACAACAGAGTTCAACGGGCTCAACCTGCTGGATGGTAGTTTCCAGGCCCAGCAGTTCCAGGCCGGTGCCAATGAAAATCAGACGATCGCCGTTTCCATAGGCGGTGCCCGCACATCAGACCTGGCTAACAACACCCTGACCGCAAGCAACGCCACCCTTAACCAGGGCACCGGATCTACTACAGCAGCCAATGCAACTCTCCCGGCAGCCAACACCATCGGAGCCCAGAACCTGACCATTTCCAGTTCTCTGGACAGCCAGGTTGTTCCTGTCGGTGCAGGTGATACAGCTGAAGATATAGCGGCAGCCATCAACAACATCGCCGCCACCACCGGGGTGAAAGCCAGCGCAAGAACCGAAGTCACCCTCAGCAACACAGCAACCACGCCACTGACGGTTCCGCAAACCATTTCCCTGACTGTCTCCAACGGCAGCAGCTCAGCAACAGTATCGGCCCAGATTACCGATGCCAGCGATCTGTCTGCTCTGGCCCGTGAGATCAATTCCGCCACCGGCAAAACCGGCATAACCGCCGAAGTTGAAAGCGATGGCAGTATTACTCTGGTGCAGCCCCAGGGAAAAGACATCGCTCTTAGCGATTTTACCGCCAGCGGGTCAGAGCAGCTGGCTGTTCAAGGCAGTGGAGATCCTAGCGCGATCGAGCTGACCAATGGTGCAGCTAATTCGACCCGTGTAGGCGGGGAAATCACCCTTGATTCTGCTGTCAGCTTTGCTGCCTCTTCGGATGCAACCGCAGCTGCGGGAAGCATGCTCAATAACGCAGCGGCCAATACCGCATCTGGCTCGACCACTGAAGCCGTAGCCGATGTTGATATAAGCACTGTAGAAGGGGCCACCAACGCTCTGGCCGTTATTGACGCAGCGCTGGAAACCATAAGTGGTATCCGGGCCGACCTGGGTGCCGCCCAGAATCGTCTGGAATCCACCATTGCCAACCTGAGCACCACCTCGGAAAACCTGTCTGCGGCCCGATCCCGGATTCAGGATGCAGACTTCGCCACCGAATCCGCCGAACTGGCCCGCACGCAGGTGCTCCAGCAAGCCGGCCTCTCAGTTCTGGCCCAGGCCAACGCCAGACCTCAGCAGGTGTTGCAGTTGCTACAGAGCTAA
- a CDS encoding flagellin: MALGINTNIASLTAQNNLSKSQSMNDQALERLSSGLRINSAKDDAAGLAISTRFQSQISGLNVAQRNANDGISLAQTAEGALTEVTNNLQRIRDLAVQSANATNSSSDREALQAEVSQLVSEIDRVATQTEFNGLKIVDGSFTAQAFQVGANAGQTITVDSIASAKASDLGQFRGFTETNFAIGTASDTAVAKDITVGGQVYDLGVVADDAKAIANALNSAGISGLVVSANETKAAGVASVVAGSASDTDSIDINGTTISLTNTGDAASNRQAALDAINAQSSVTGVRAEDNGSGLDLLAADGRNITTAFTGGGSATNADYGIAADATTGGSLDMTYKAPTGVTGAVQFSTGFDAAFADETIAATGTALNAIDIGTVSGANAAIVSIDAALDAINASRADLGAVQNRFESTIANIATTSENMSASNSRILDADFASETANLAKSQVLQQAGISVLAQANARPQQVLSLLQ, from the coding sequence ATGGCTCTTGGTATCAACACCAACATCGCGTCACTTACAGCACAGAATAACCTGAGCAAATCTCAGAGCATGAATGATCAGGCGCTGGAGCGTCTGTCTTCTGGTCTTCGCATTAACTCTGCTAAAGATGATGCCGCCGGCCTGGCGATCTCTACCCGCTTCCAGTCCCAGATTTCCGGTCTGAATGTAGCGCAGCGTAACGCTAACGATGGTATCTCTCTGGCTCAAACCGCGGAAGGTGCTTTGACTGAGGTTACCAATAACCTCCAGCGTATCCGGGACCTGGCGGTTCAGTCTGCCAACGCCACCAACTCCAGTTCAGATCGCGAAGCTCTGCAGGCAGAAGTTTCCCAGTTGGTTTCTGAAATTGACCGGGTTGCAACTCAGACCGAATTCAACGGCCTCAAGATTGTTGACGGTAGTTTCACTGCACAGGCCTTTCAGGTAGGTGCCAATGCTGGTCAGACCATTACCGTGGACTCTATTGCCAGCGCCAAAGCTTCTGATCTTGGTCAGTTCCGGGGCTTTACCGAAACTAACTTTGCAATTGGTACTGCCAGTGATACTGCGGTTGCCAAAGATATAACCGTAGGTGGTCAGGTTTATGATTTGGGTGTTGTTGCAGATGATGCCAAGGCGATCGCCAATGCGCTGAACTCTGCCGGTATCTCCGGGCTGGTTGTATCTGCCAACGAAACTAAAGCTGCCGGAGTGGCATCTGTAGTGGCTGGTTCTGCATCTGATACAGATTCCATTGACATCAATGGAACTACTATTTCCCTGACTAATACAGGTGATGCGGCGAGCAACCGTCAGGCAGCACTGGATGCCATCAATGCACAATCCAGCGTAACAGGTGTTAGGGCGGAGGATAACGGCTCTGGTCTGGATCTTCTGGCGGCCGATGGCCGGAACATTACCACTGCGTTCACAGGTGGTGGTTCTGCTACTAATGCTGACTATGGTATCGCCGCAGATGCAACTACCGGTGGGTCTCTGGATATGACCTACAAGGCTCCGACAGGTGTGACCGGCGCAGTCCAGTTCTCTACCGGTTTTGATGCTGCGTTTGCTGATGAGACTATTGCCGCAACTGGTACTGCACTTAACGCTATCGATATCGGCACTGTTAGTGGGGCCAATGCTGCTATTGTGTCTATTGATGCTGCTCTGGATGCGATTAACGCTTCCCGGGCCGACCTCGGTGCGGTACAAAATCGCTTCGAAAGTACCATCGCTAACATTGCTACCACTTCTGAAAACATGAGTGCGTCCAACAGCCGTATCCTGGATGCTGACTTCGCTTCAGAAACTGCCAACCTGGCCAAATCCCAGGTGCTGCAGCAGGCCGGTATCTCCGTACTGGCACAGGCTAACGCCCGTCCGCAGCAGGTTCTGTCTCTCCTGCAGTAA
- a CDS encoding nucleotidyltransferase family protein — protein MPDPDMLQLLRNRHDDIRALCEKHKVTQLAVFGSAATGKFHSASDLDFLVEFEEKLPAKDMAIAFFGLKEDLENMFSRSVDLITASSLTNPYFRSSVMEERQSLYAA, from the coding sequence ATGCCTGATCCGGATATGCTTCAGTTACTGCGGAATAGACACGATGACATTCGTGCACTTTGTGAAAAGCATAAAGTAACTCAACTGGCTGTGTTTGGTTCTGCCGCCACAGGAAAATTTCATTCCGCTAGCGATTTGGATTTTCTTGTGGAATTTGAAGAGAAATTGCCGGCGAAGGATATGGCCATAGCGTTTTTCGGGCTTAAAGAAGACTTGGAAAATATGTTCTCTCGATCAGTTGATTTGATTACTGCATCCTCACTGACCAATCCGTATTTTCGCAGCTCAGTGATGGAAGAGAGGCAGTCTTTGTATGCCGCGTAA
- a CDS encoding DUF86 domain-containing protein yields the protein MPRKALKYIFDIKAAAEKIQRFVVGKAEVDYMGDELLQSAVERQFEIIGEAMSKLHKIDAGIAESIDDYRKMIAFRNVLIHGYATIDPLIVWGVIESNLENLIEQVTAILEGS from the coding sequence ATGCCGCGTAAGGCTTTGAAGTATATATTTGACATAAAGGCTGCCGCAGAGAAGATACAGCGATTTGTTGTAGGTAAGGCGGAAGTTGATTATATGGGCGATGAGCTGTTGCAGTCGGCAGTAGAGCGTCAGTTCGAAATAATTGGCGAAGCAATGAGCAAGCTGCACAAGATTGATGCGGGTATAGCTGAGAGTATTGATGATTACCGGAAGATGATCGCCTTTCGAAATGTTTTGATTCACGGCTATGCGACGATTGACCCATTGATCGTTTGGGGTGTGATTGAGAGTAACCTTGAAAATCTGATTGAGCAGGTTACTGCGATTCTTGAAGGCTCGTGA
- a CDS encoding tetratricopeptide repeat protein, with protein sequence MQAKHHIQESHTQQAQAARLLLQANLAYGESNSNGLSHIQRLQARQECRGYLEEVNALEPGNAVALGLLGRVEMDDGQLEKAHALFTASLEAQPGQSQQYANLGYWALKTERPALAEQNFLQALECDRQSAAAFCGVAHAKRLQGQFDVAYLHYRKLLEAGAEWDSVYSGMLTCAQHLAVNKADQDLVLDAIALLRHEGLPHQEIGRFVGAIIRQQYDLDNPKAEIFLDAACNDELLILALQKTLIPDPAVEELVGMLRRAILAEVAQTVDLRDDLQQLTLAIAQYADRTGYALTAEDDEERLVAAVNDSLKAQLAMGEPQEALIGSLMISSMYGALFHQDIAVHLGQWNLVDWPLALQPVLAASYYHRAEEEGIKQCFDEKAEELCLNKTDVPQAWPAWSKLAYRAESSLKSLMSEELGLATDKLPDTLRVMVCGAQSGQRAMELARYLADVEVIAVDESLANIAKATRMAAESDINNIVFWPWSIARQFVADGHQVHWVEVGRLPSPAMTELSLAALVSNAAGSGAIVHLHTAVAEQTAGDKQMRKLIAEHGLQPTRAALRQLRRMVLTNRQDATWQELAHEDDFYSLGGCRDRWFRPQNKAQLKDLMAMVSNEVEWKLVKARDEDGHSLATRPVQTQIQAEALGSEVQSLMGQNLSVYFQRRR encoded by the coding sequence ATGCAAGCCAAACATCACATTCAGGAATCCCATACCCAGCAGGCCCAGGCTGCCCGCCTGCTTCTGCAGGCCAACCTTGCCTACGGCGAGTCCAACAGCAACGGGCTCAGCCACATCCAGCGCCTGCAGGCCCGGCAGGAGTGTCGTGGATATCTGGAAGAGGTGAATGCACTGGAGCCCGGCAATGCTGTTGCTCTGGGCTTGCTGGGACGCGTTGAAATGGACGACGGCCAGCTTGAGAAGGCCCACGCCCTCTTTACAGCCAGCCTGGAAGCCCAACCGGGGCAATCCCAGCAGTATGCGAACCTGGGGTACTGGGCACTGAAAACCGAACGGCCAGCCCTGGCTGAGCAGAACTTTCTTCAGGCTCTGGAATGCGACCGGCAATCCGCAGCCGCTTTTTGCGGTGTGGCTCATGCAAAGCGATTGCAGGGACAGTTTGATGTCGCCTATCTGCACTATCGCAAACTGCTTGAGGCCGGCGCCGAGTGGGATTCTGTATACAGCGGCATGCTTACCTGTGCCCAGCACCTTGCGGTCAACAAAGCCGACCAGGATCTGGTGCTGGATGCGATTGCCCTGTTACGGCACGAAGGCCTTCCCCATCAGGAAATCGGGCGTTTTGTGGGCGCTATCATTCGCCAGCAGTACGATCTGGATAACCCGAAAGCAGAGATCTTTCTGGACGCGGCCTGTAATGATGAGCTGCTGATTCTCGCTCTGCAAAAAACGCTGATACCAGATCCGGCCGTGGAAGAACTTGTCGGAATGCTGAGGCGCGCTATTCTGGCGGAAGTCGCCCAAACCGTAGATCTCCGGGATGACCTTCAGCAACTCACCCTCGCCATAGCGCAGTATGCCGACCGCACAGGCTATGCACTGACAGCAGAAGATGATGAAGAGCGGCTCGTGGCAGCTGTGAATGACAGCCTCAAAGCACAGCTTGCGATGGGCGAGCCTCAGGAAGCCCTGATCGGATCCCTGATGATCAGCTCCATGTATGGCGCCCTGTTTCATCAGGATATCGCTGTACACCTCGGACAGTGGAATCTGGTGGACTGGCCGCTGGCACTCCAGCCGGTTCTGGCTGCCAGCTACTACCACCGCGCCGAAGAAGAAGGCATCAAACAATGCTTTGATGAAAAAGCGGAAGAGCTGTGCCTGAATAAAACCGACGTACCACAAGCCTGGCCTGCCTGGTCAAAACTGGCATATCGGGCTGAAAGCAGCCTGAAATCATTGATGTCAGAAGAGCTGGGACTGGCCACAGACAAGCTGCCGGACACCTTACGGGTAATGGTGTGTGGCGCCCAGTCGGGCCAGCGGGCAATGGAGCTGGCACGTTATCTTGCGGATGTGGAAGTCATCGCAGTGGACGAATCCCTGGCCAACATTGCCAAGGCCACACGCATGGCGGCCGAATCCGACATCAACAACATCGTGTTCTGGCCCTGGTCTATCGCCCGGCAGTTTGTTGCAGATGGCCACCAGGTGCACTGGGTTGAAGTCGGCCGCCTGCCCTCCCCGGCGATGACGGAGCTCTCACTCGCGGCACTGGTTAGCAATGCCGCCGGGTCCGGCGCCATTGTGCACCTGCACACCGCCGTTGCGGAACAGACAGCCGGCGACAAACAAATGCGCAAGCTGATCGCAGAGCATGGCCTTCAGCCAACCCGCGCGGCCTTGCGTCAACTCCGCAGGATGGTCCTGACCAACCGCCAGGATGCAACCTGGCAGGAACTTGCCCATGAAGATGATTTCTACAGTCTGGGCGGGTGCCGCGATCGCTGGTTCCGGCCACAGAACAAAGCGCAGCTGAAAGACCTGATGGCCATGGTGAGCAATGAAGTGGAATGGAAGCTGGTAAAGGCCCGTGACGAAGACGGTCACAGCCTGGCTACCCGGCCTGTGCAAACGCAGATTCAGGCCGAGGCACTGGGGAGTGAGGTCCAGAGCCTGATGGGGCAGAATCTCAGCGTCTATTTCCAGCGCCGGCGGTGA